In one window of Tellurirhabdus rosea DNA:
- a CDS encoding DUF1684 domain-containing protein encodes MKSVPMGLGLLLMLSARMAVAQTPFADTIARHRETYREEFLKTPNSPLKTPGALAGLRFFEPDSTLRVEARVERITGAEPFEMLTYNGQKQPYVRYARLHFTLNGQPQQLTVYRSLRLAQMPQYRDYLFVPFKDPTNGQESYGGGRYLDFRVGQIRDGRLTLDFNRAYNPYCAYQEGYACPIPPQENHLRSPIRAGEKIYVTAR; translated from the coding sequence ATGAAAAGTGTCCCGATGGGCCTGGGCCTGCTGCTGATGTTGTCCGCCCGGATGGCGGTGGCGCAGACGCCCTTTGCCGATACGATTGCCCGCCACCGGGAAACCTACCGGGAGGAGTTCCTGAAAACGCCCAACAGCCCGCTCAAAACGCCCGGGGCGCTGGCCGGACTGCGCTTTTTCGAGCCGGATTCGACCCTGCGGGTGGAGGCGCGGGTGGAACGCATCACCGGCGCCGAACCGTTTGAGATGCTGACCTACAACGGGCAGAAACAACCCTACGTGCGCTACGCCCGGCTGCATTTTACGCTCAACGGCCAGCCCCAGCAACTGACCGTGTACCGAAGCCTGCGGCTGGCCCAGATGCCGCAGTACCGCGATTACCTTTTTGTGCCCTTCAAAGACCCCACCAATGGGCAGGAAAGCTACGGCGGCGGACGCTACCTTGACTTTCGCGTCGGCCAAATCCGGGACGGCCGCCTGACCCTGGATTTCAACCGGGCCTACAACCCCTATTGCGCCTACCAGGAGGGCTATGCCTGCCCGATTCCGCCGCAGGAAAATCACCTCCGTAGCCCCATCCGGGCGGGCGAAAAAATATATGTTACCGCTCGCTAA
- a CDS encoding mandelate racemase/muconate lactonizing enzyme family protein encodes MASSTPQEDSSAATGQNRRNFLRNSTLGGLSLGLLFDGQTEREMEFVTQRVKRDSKPSDLRITDMRIAVLQGVPFTSPIIRIDTNQGLVGWGEVRDGASANYALMLKSRILGKNPCNVEQLFKIIKPFGNHGRAAGGVCGVEMALWDLAGKAYNVPAYQLLGGKYRDYVRLYADTPEGKNYDEFAVNMKKRKDAGYAFLKMDFGIGMLAGQPGMLVGADAWSIKQAYNDQLAGKLGNYAMTRHPFTRIQITKKGLDKLSEHVGRVRDIVGYDTPLAADHFGHFDVNTAIQVGKAMEQYRLAWLEDLIPWFYTDQWKQISDAIETPTLTGEDIFAKEEFIKLIDARAVDMIHPDLASSGGLLETKKIGDYAEEHGIPMAMHFAGSPICMMANVHCAAATENFVALEHHGVDVAGWEDIVNGIKPIVEKGFVKVPDRPGLGVDLNEDVAKRFLKKDATWFAPTDMWNNRDSWDREWS; translated from the coding sequence ATGGCCTCCAGCACCCCTCAGGAGGACTCTTCTGCCGCTACCGGACAGAACCGCCGCAACTTCCTGCGCAATTCGACGCTTGGGGGGCTTTCGCTTGGATTACTGTTTGACGGGCAGACCGAACGGGAAATGGAATTCGTGACGCAGCGCGTAAAGCGGGATTCCAAGCCGTCCGACCTGCGGATTACGGATATGCGGATAGCCGTTCTCCAGGGTGTGCCCTTCACCAGCCCGATCATCCGGATTGATACCAACCAGGGCCTGGTGGGCTGGGGTGAGGTGCGTGACGGGGCCAGCGCCAATTACGCGCTGATGCTGAAAAGCCGGATTCTGGGTAAAAACCCCTGCAACGTCGAGCAGCTGTTCAAAATCATCAAACCGTTTGGTAACCACGGACGCGCCGCCGGTGGCGTCTGCGGCGTCGAAATGGCGCTCTGGGACCTCGCCGGAAAGGCGTACAACGTACCGGCCTACCAGCTGCTGGGCGGCAAATACCGGGATTACGTCCGTCTGTACGCCGACACGCCGGAAGGCAAGAACTACGACGAATTTGCGGTGAATATGAAGAAGCGCAAGGACGCCGGGTACGCCTTCCTGAAAATGGACTTCGGTATCGGGATGCTGGCCGGACAGCCGGGTATGCTCGTCGGAGCCGACGCCTGGAGCATCAAACAGGCGTACAACGACCAGCTGGCGGGTAAACTTGGCAATTACGCCATGACGCGCCACCCGTTCACCCGGATTCAGATTACAAAAAAAGGGCTGGATAAGCTGTCGGAACACGTCGGACGCGTCCGCGACATTGTGGGCTACGATACTCCGCTGGCGGCCGACCACTTCGGCCACTTCGACGTCAACACGGCCATTCAGGTCGGAAAGGCGATGGAACAGTACCGTCTGGCGTGGCTGGAAGACCTCATCCCCTGGTTCTACACCGACCAGTGGAAGCAGATTTCCGACGCCATCGAAACCCCGACGCTGACGGGCGAGGACATTTTTGCAAAAGAAGAATTCATCAAGCTCATCGATGCGCGGGCGGTGGACATGATTCACCCGGACCTGGCATCGTCGGGCGGCCTGCTGGAGACGAAGAAAATCGGGGATTATGCCGAAGAACACGGTATCCCGATGGCCATGCACTTTGCCGGCTCGCCGATCTGCATGATGGCGAACGTACACTGCGCGGCCGCGACCGAAAACTTTGTGGCGCTGGAACACCACGGCGTCGACGTGGCCGGCTGGGAAGACATCGTCAACGGCATCAAGCCCATCGTCGAAAAAGGCTTCGTGAAAGTTCCTGACCGCCCGGGCCTCGGCGTCGACCTGAACGAAGACGTAGCCAAGCGCTTCCTCAAGAAAGACGCCACCTGGTTTGCTCCCACCGACATGTGGAACAACCGCGACTCGTGGGACCGGGAGTGGAGTTAA
- a CDS encoding DUF3857 domain-containing protein, with protein MKTLRNWFLPVLLCTHFFSALAQTEPFGRPAVDDLKMTVYPADSSADAVVLSNVGSAVITKDEHRGYIALYKRHLKIKILKKSGVSQATVLIPFYRQGVDKEDRVEHLQGVTHNLRADGSVQSDPLTKEALFEERRSENLYVKRFTLPNVRQGSVIEFQYEISSDFVFELREWNFQQEIPVRWSEYKLSLTPGFMYRILFQGFEPLVVDKSQPVMDGVEYHWAMKDLPAIREEPNMVSPENYRAKVWFELSRTTLPGIPARSYSSTWEDLDRTLMADEQFGGALRKTAFLKPVAAVVRASVASADTLQWVQAAHRHVTQAMTWNKTQSVWASRQGLKQAYEAKTGSATDLNLILVGLLNEMGVEAKPVILSTKQNGLVSREHPLISKFNYTIGAVTVGGKDLLLDATDPLLKAGSLPVRCLNGDGRLVALRRARWLTLNTPDRNRTSGQFQLAIQSDGTMTGTVSIAHLGYAGAEARRRVLTDGSEKYKQRFRSQNPGWNWSTLDVTGVDKPDEALVTKGSMSYGEGTATGSDRIYLHPLPVTSLQNNPFKLTERRYPVDMGVPLEEVYTATYTLPEGYSVEEAPKGMALALPDNGGRFSFQLQVSGRQVQVASRLVLNKAIFMPQEYESLRLFYDKLIAKHAEQLILVKGAAKAQISLKNE; from the coding sequence GTGAAAACGCTCCGGAACTGGTTTTTGCCGGTACTGCTCTGTACCCATTTTTTCTCCGCCCTTGCCCAGACGGAGCCTTTTGGCCGCCCCGCGGTTGACGATCTGAAAATGACCGTTTACCCCGCCGATTCGTCGGCCGACGCGGTGGTTTTGTCGAACGTTGGCAGCGCCGTCATTACCAAAGACGAACACCGGGGCTACATCGCTCTTTACAAGCGGCATCTGAAAATCAAGATTCTGAAGAAAAGCGGGGTCAGTCAGGCAACGGTCCTGATTCCGTTTTACCGCCAGGGCGTCGATAAAGAGGATCGGGTGGAACACCTCCAGGGCGTTACGCACAACCTGCGGGCCGACGGCTCCGTCCAAAGCGACCCGCTGACGAAAGAAGCCCTGTTTGAGGAGCGCCGTTCGGAAAACCTCTACGTCAAACGCTTCACCCTGCCGAATGTCCGGCAAGGGTCCGTGATCGAATTCCAGTACGAGATTTCCTCTGATTTTGTCTTCGAGCTCCGGGAATGGAACTTCCAGCAGGAAATTCCGGTGCGGTGGAGCGAATACAAACTGAGCCTCACGCCGGGATTTATGTACCGGATTCTCTTTCAGGGTTTTGAGCCGCTGGTGGTGGATAAGTCCCAGCCGGTGATGGATGGCGTCGAATACCACTGGGCGATGAAAGACCTGCCCGCCATCCGCGAAGAACCCAACATGGTCAGTCCGGAAAATTACCGGGCCAAAGTCTGGTTCGAACTTAGCCGGACGACGCTGCCGGGCATTCCGGCCCGTTCGTATTCCTCCACGTGGGAAGACCTCGACCGGACGCTGATGGCCGACGAACAGTTTGGCGGAGCCCTGCGAAAAACGGCGTTCCTGAAACCCGTGGCGGCGGTTGTGCGGGCTTCGGTGGCGTCGGCCGACACCCTGCAATGGGTACAGGCTGCCCACCGGCACGTCACGCAGGCCATGACCTGGAACAAAACCCAGAGCGTCTGGGCGTCGCGGCAGGGCCTGAAACAGGCGTACGAAGCCAAAACCGGCAGCGCCACCGACCTCAACCTGATTCTGGTCGGGCTGCTCAACGAAATGGGTGTCGAGGCCAAACCCGTCATTCTGAGTACCAAACAGAACGGCCTCGTCAGCCGGGAGCACCCGCTGATTAGCAAATTCAACTACACGATTGGGGCCGTAACGGTGGGCGGCAAAGACCTGCTGCTCGACGCCACCGATCCGCTGCTGAAGGCAGGCTCGCTGCCGGTGCGCTGTCTGAACGGCGATGGCCGTCTGGTCGCGCTGCGCCGGGCCCGCTGGCTGACGCTCAACACGCCCGACCGCAACCGGACTTCCGGCCAGTTCCAATTGGCCATTCAGTCCGATGGGACGATGACGGGCACGGTTTCCATTGCCCATTTGGGGTACGCGGGTGCCGAAGCCCGCCGCCGCGTCCTGACCGATGGGTCCGAAAAGTACAAGCAGCGTTTCCGCAGCCAGAATCCGGGCTGGAACTGGTCAACGCTGGACGTGACGGGCGTCGATAAGCCCGACGAAGCGCTGGTGACCAAAGGCAGCATGAGCTACGGCGAGGGCACAGCGACCGGAAGTGACCGCATTTACCTCCATCCGCTGCCCGTAACCAGCCTCCAGAATAACCCTTTCAAACTGACCGAACGGCGTTATCCGGTGGACATGGGTGTCCCGCTGGAGGAGGTTTACACGGCTACCTACACCCTGCCGGAAGGGTACTCCGTCGAAGAGGCACCTAAGGGAATGGCCCTTGCGCTGCCCGACAATGGCGGCCGTTTCTCGTTTCAGTTGCAGGTTTCGGGCCGACAGGTGCAGGTTGCCAGCCGCCTTGTTCTGAACAAAGCCATCTTCATGCCTCAGGAATACGAAAGCCTGCGGCTTTTCTACGACAAACTAATTGCCAAACACGCCGAGCAGCTGATTCTGGTCAAGGGGGCGGCGAAGGCGCAGATTTCTCTCAAAAACGAATGA
- a CDS encoding DUF3857 and transglutaminase domain-containing protein, translated as MKQIVLLTALLLNGMAALAQESYRASAIPAGLGEGAGAVLRKYEETFTVKSPGEAVETVHSVVTILNEKGSDRTSLTVVYDKFSKVSDIEGTLYDASGKVIKRLKRADIQDLSAIGDEAFYADYRQKTAGFSYAGYPFTVEFRYERTTRNLLFYPEWFPLSDPDMAVQSASLKVTLPAGQSLRYRTMNGLPEPAAADEGTGRSYTWQLADRKVREREPYNLGYDRLGPGVLTAPSELELESFKGVVRTWKEFGKLVYDINSNRDELPETTKTALADLLKGETDPRKKVEKVYGFMQKHTRYVLIKLGLGGWQTFPAATVAEKGYGDCKALSNYTAALLKAAGIRSHLALVMAGDDEPDVLTDFPAARFNHMILCVPLAKDTVWLECTSPLNAAGYMGSFTGNRHALLLTPEGGKLVRTPTYKPTDSRLTRRIDLKIGESGDANAEVVTEYAGLQAEDHEQVMHLLAPDEQKKWLYRQIRLPSYDIRAFSFEAKRDVLPKVTEKLSLLIPNGASRSGTRLFLNPNLLSAIRTVPTDGASRKTAFQLPDGYVDVDTVVCQLPPHTTVESLFSPVEYTSKFGNYSATVRQEGEKLIYIRRLQAEGGTFPPEAYPEYMAFRQKLVKFDRMQVVLKIND; from the coding sequence ATGAAACAGATTGTATTACTGACCGCGCTGCTGCTCAACGGGATGGCCGCGCTGGCGCAGGAGTCGTACCGGGCGTCGGCCATTCCGGCGGGGCTGGGCGAGGGGGCCGGAGCCGTGCTGCGAAAGTATGAAGAAACGTTTACCGTAAAATCGCCCGGTGAGGCGGTGGAAACGGTGCATTCCGTCGTGACGATTCTGAACGAAAAAGGGTCAGACCGCACCTCCCTGACGGTGGTCTACGACAAGTTTTCGAAGGTGTCCGATATCGAAGGCACGCTTTACGACGCCAGCGGCAAGGTCATCAAGCGGCTCAAACGGGCCGACATTCAGGACTTGAGCGCCATCGGCGACGAAGCTTTTTACGCCGATTATCGCCAGAAAACGGCCGGGTTCAGTTACGCGGGCTACCCCTTTACGGTGGAATTTCGCTACGAACGGACCACCCGCAATCTGCTTTTTTACCCAGAATGGTTTCCGCTGTCGGACCCGGATATGGCGGTTCAGTCGGCCAGCCTGAAGGTGACGCTCCCGGCGGGGCAGTCGCTGCGGTACCGGACGATGAACGGCCTGCCCGAACCGGCCGCGGCCGACGAAGGGACCGGACGGAGCTATACGTGGCAGCTTGCCGACCGGAAAGTCCGCGAACGGGAGCCCTACAACCTCGGCTACGACCGGCTGGGTCCCGGGGTGCTGACCGCCCCCTCCGAACTCGAACTGGAGTCGTTCAAAGGTGTGGTGCGCACCTGGAAGGAATTTGGAAAACTGGTGTACGACATCAATTCCAACCGCGACGAATTGCCGGAAACGACGAAAACAGCGCTGGCGGACCTGCTGAAGGGAGAAACGGACCCCCGAAAAAAGGTAGAGAAGGTGTACGGCTTCATGCAGAAACATACCCGATATGTGCTGATCAAGCTGGGCCTGGGCGGCTGGCAGACCTTTCCGGCCGCGACGGTGGCCGAAAAAGGATATGGCGACTGCAAAGCTTTGTCGAATTACACGGCGGCCTTGCTGAAAGCGGCTGGTATCCGCTCTCACCTCGCGCTGGTCATGGCCGGCGACGACGAGCCGGATGTGCTGACCGACTTTCCGGCGGCCCGTTTCAACCACATGATTTTGTGCGTGCCGCTGGCAAAAGATACCGTCTGGCTGGAATGCACCAGTCCGCTGAACGCCGCCGGGTACATGGGCAGCTTTACCGGCAATCGCCACGCGCTGCTGCTGACGCCGGAGGGCGGAAAACTGGTCCGCACGCCGACGTATAAACCCACCGACAGCCGCCTGACACGCCGGATTGACCTGAAAATAGGGGAGAGCGGCGATGCGAATGCCGAAGTCGTGACCGAGTATGCCGGTTTGCAGGCGGAGGACCACGAGCAGGTAATGCACCTGCTGGCACCGGATGAGCAGAAAAAATGGCTTTACCGGCAGATTCGCCTTCCGAGCTACGACATTCGGGCTTTTTCGTTCGAGGCGAAGCGCGACGTGCTGCCGAAAGTCACCGAAAAGCTGTCGCTCCTAATTCCTAACGGGGCCAGTCGCAGCGGCACGCGCCTGTTTCTGAATCCCAACCTGCTGTCGGCCATCCGAACCGTTCCGACAGACGGGGCGTCGCGAAAAACCGCTTTTCAGCTACCGGATGGCTATGTCGATGTTGATACGGTCGTTTGTCAACTGCCGCCGCACACGACCGTCGAAAGCCTGTTTAGCCCGGTGGAGTACACCTCGAAGTTTGGGAATTACTCGGCCACTGTCCGCCAGGAAGGCGAGAAACTGATTTACATCCGGCGACTCCAGGCAGAAGGCGGCACCTTCCCGCCCGAAGCCTACCCGGAGTACATGGCCTTTCGGCAAAAACTGGTCAAATTCGACCGGATGCAGGTGGTGCTGAAAATTAATGATTGA
- a CDS encoding polysaccharide biosynthesis/export family protein, with the protein MIKLKYLPKSVISFLFFSAFLFILTSCGSTRKLVYFQEGTNRIDSLPLLDPYIPSIQKGDVLSVQVTSLNQQATAYFNPHSSIASSMDNSVSGGSSVTVPKDLGYLVSPEGTIELPLVGKINVLGLTTYQAGEKIKKELSEYLKEPTVNVRNMNFRISVLGEVTKPTMLSIYNEQITLTQALSLAGDITVFGRRDNVMLIREVNGKRTFNRINLGNRDLFASSFYYLRPNDVVYVEPSKAKGTTVDRAFQVLPLILSVASITVFFLLR; encoded by the coding sequence ATGATAAAACTGAAATACTTGCCTAAGTCTGTAATTTCTTTTCTTTTCTTTTCTGCTTTCCTGTTTATTCTTACATCCTGCGGTTCCACCAGAAAACTGGTCTATTTTCAGGAAGGAACCAATCGAATAGATTCTCTTCCGCTTCTTGATCCTTATATTCCTTCTATTCAAAAAGGAGATGTGTTGTCCGTCCAGGTAACCAGCCTGAACCAGCAGGCAACGGCTTATTTCAATCCTCACTCGTCCATCGCCAGTTCAATGGATAATTCCGTAAGCGGAGGCTCCTCCGTGACGGTTCCAAAAGATTTAGGCTACCTCGTCAGTCCGGAAGGAACGATCGAACTGCCGCTTGTCGGAAAAATTAATGTGCTTGGGCTGACTACCTACCAGGCAGGTGAAAAAATCAAAAAAGAACTGTCGGAATACCTGAAAGAACCTACCGTCAATGTGCGCAATATGAACTTTCGTATTTCCGTACTGGGTGAGGTTACCAAACCGACCATGCTTTCTATTTATAACGAGCAGATAACCCTGACGCAGGCGTTAAGTCTGGCCGGTGATATAACCGTATTTGGCCGCCGCGATAACGTGATGCTGATTCGGGAAGTAAACGGAAAACGAACCTTCAACCGGATCAATCTCGGGAACCGGGATCTCTTTGCCTCTTCTTTTTATTACCTCCGTCCCAACGACGTTGTCTATGTCGAGCCGTCCAAGGCTAAGGGAACTACCGTCGACCGGGCTTTTCAAGTGCTTCCTCTAATCTTAAGTGTAGCCAGTATCACCGTATTCTTTCTGCTGCGCTGA